From one Ferrovibrio sp. MS7 genomic stretch:
- the rmuC gene encoding DNA recombination protein RmuC, producing MDNALILAIPLLVLILGGIVLLYLRVNRGQGPDLAGPLQARLEQALADRAAALEQARLHGIEVEKAMAARDAAIAAKELELGRRVEAEREAALARQKLVDFEQLKQQMTEAAKAATLESGKQLSGQLLEQHKREAEAAKQQQEAAIKQTTEALTQRLEQVSAGQVASVAQLNQTQITVATIHRAISHPGGAGRMAEIGLENLLKSFGLEPGVDFIVQYHVAGDGERGTQRPDAVVFLPGDAALVIDSKASKTLLDLAEAETQAAAEDALARFAQRMNQHLRSLSSKEYGKGVLDQYKTLGRGGSLSRTIIAMALPNDAAVEKLRQADPTLERLAAEKDIVIAGPSALAAIISMARVNIFAGRQSENQEQIVEAVRLLIDGLVTALGAAEKSAKGFATAAEQLEAFTRSVNSRLLPRVRRLAQLGIRPSKQPPQALPGVQVTVQQGDAIDAEAEEILPPRIGKPE from the coding sequence ATGGATAATGCCTTGATTCTCGCGATTCCACTGCTGGTGCTCATCCTGGGCGGCATCGTGCTGCTCTACCTGCGCGTCAACCGCGGCCAGGGGCCGGATCTGGCCGGCCCGCTCCAGGCCCGGCTGGAACAGGCATTGGCCGACCGTGCCGCTGCGCTGGAACAGGCCCGGCTGCATGGCATCGAGGTGGAGAAGGCAATGGCTGCCCGCGATGCCGCCATCGCCGCCAAGGAACTGGAACTCGGCCGCCGCGTCGAAGCCGAGCGCGAGGCGGCCCTGGCCCGGCAAAAGCTGGTGGATTTCGAGCAGCTTAAACAGCAGATGACCGAGGCCGCCAAGGCTGCGACGCTCGAAAGTGGCAAGCAGCTTTCCGGTCAGTTGCTGGAACAGCATAAGCGCGAGGCGGAAGCCGCCAAGCAGCAGCAGGAAGCGGCGATCAAGCAGACCACGGAAGCCCTGACCCAGCGGTTGGAGCAGGTCAGTGCCGGCCAGGTCGCCAGCGTGGCGCAACTGAACCAGACCCAGATCACGGTGGCGACCATCCACCGCGCCATCTCGCATCCCGGCGGCGCCGGCCGCATGGCGGAAATCGGCCTGGAGAATCTGCTGAAATCCTTTGGCCTCGAACCCGGGGTGGATTTCATCGTGCAGTACCACGTTGCTGGTGATGGTGAACGCGGCACGCAACGGCCCGATGCCGTGGTGTTTCTGCCGGGTGATGCGGCCCTGGTGATCGATTCCAAAGCGTCGAAAACCCTGCTCGATCTTGCCGAAGCCGAGACGCAAGCGGCAGCCGAGGATGCCCTCGCGCGGTTCGCACAGCGCATGAACCAGCATCTGCGCAGCCTCAGCAGCAAGGAATACGGCAAGGGTGTGCTGGATCAGTACAAGACGCTGGGGCGTGGTGGCAGTTTAAGCCGCACCATCATCGCCATGGCGCTGCCCAATGATGCGGCGGTGGAAAAGCTGCGCCAGGCCGATCCGACGCTGGAGCGGCTGGCGGCAGAGAAGGATATCGTCATCGCCGGGCCTTCGGCGCTGGCGGCGATCATCAGCATGGCGCGGGTGAACATTTTCGCCGGAAGGCAATCAGAGAACCAGGAGCAGATCGTCGAGGCCGTGCGGCTCTTGATCGATGGCCTGGTGACGGCGCTTGGTGCTGCCGAGAAATCCGCCAAGGGTTTCGCCACCGCTGCCGAACAGCTTGAAGCCTTCACGCGCTCGGTGAATTCGCGCCTGCTGCCGCGTGTGCGTAGGCTTGCGCAGCTTGGCATCCGCCCGAGCAAGCAGCCGCCGCAGGCTCTGCCCGGTGTGCAGGTGACGGTACAGCAGGGCGATGCCATTGATGCCGAGGCCGAGGAAATCCTGCCGCCCCGCATCGGCAAGCCTGAGTAG
- a CDS encoding MFS transporter, whose protein sequence is MSAGPEPTNFRHNGWPLVMALSFAQLVSWGTIYYGFALFVVPMEEALGWNRATLNGAMSLGSLVGGFCAYPVGRLIDRHGGRLLMSAGSLVASLMFVIWSQVEQVWVFYALWIGLGATKAMTLYDPVFAVVTRLFPDNFRRRITIITLLGGLASTAFVPLTAFFIHWLGWRDALLALAACNLLICLPVHALWLRDRTAPPAPVHTAPELPQSRGPMQRALRHPAFWALLVSFTAFTTVAASLTFHYFPLVAERGVPQALAVAIFAVIGPCQVLGRIVLLALPPMNVATIGRIVVLIFPLSVLMLLPTDGGAIMLFAFILLYGLANGCMTIVRGTAVPDLLWRQGYGAINGAIALPGSIAAAVGPTAAALLWEISGAYGPVLWVIFGLSLLVAGAFWFAVSRREQ, encoded by the coding sequence ATGTCCGCCGGCCCAGAACCAACAAATTTCCGCCATAACGGCTGGCCGCTGGTCATGGCGCTGTCCTTCGCCCAGCTGGTCTCCTGGGGCACCATCTACTATGGCTTCGCGCTGTTCGTGGTGCCGATGGAGGAGGCGCTTGGCTGGAACCGTGCCACTCTCAATGGCGCGATGTCGCTCGGCTCGCTGGTCGGCGGCTTCTGCGCCTATCCGGTGGGCAGGCTGATCGACCGCCATGGCGGCCGCCTGCTGATGAGTGCCGGCTCGCTCGTCGCGTCGCTGATGTTTGTCATCTGGTCGCAGGTGGAGCAGGTCTGGGTTTTCTATGCGCTGTGGATCGGGCTGGGCGCCACCAAGGCGATGACGCTCTATGACCCGGTCTTCGCCGTGGTCACAAGGCTGTTCCCGGACAATTTCCGCCGCCGCATCACCATCATCACCCTGCTGGGCGGCCTCGCTTCCACTGCCTTTGTGCCGCTGACGGCATTCTTCATCCACTGGCTCGGCTGGCGTGATGCCTTGCTGGCGCTGGCGGCCTGCAACCTGCTGATCTGCCTGCCGGTGCATGCCCTGTGGCTGCGCGACCGTACGGCACCGCCTGCTCCGGTGCATACAGCGCCCGAATTACCGCAAAGCCGTGGCCCGATGCAGCGTGCATTGCGCCATCCAGCTTTCTGGGCCCTGCTGGTCAGCTTCACGGCCTTTACCACGGTGGCGGCGTCGCTGACCTTCCACTATTTCCCGCTGGTCGCCGAGCGCGGCGTGCCACAGGCCTTGGCCGTGGCGATTTTCGCCGTGATCGGTCCCTGTCAGGTGCTGGGCCGCATCGTCCTGCTGGCCTTGCCGCCGATGAACGTGGCGACGATAGGGCGCATCGTGGTGCTGATCTTCCCGCTGTCGGTGCTGATGCTGCTGCCGACCGATGGCGGCGCGATAATGCTGTTCGCCTTCATCCTGCTCTATGGTCTGGCCAATGGCTGCATGACCATTGTGCGCGGCACGGCGGTGCCGGATTTGCTGTGGCGCCAGGGCTATGGCGCGATCAACGGCGCCATCGCGCTGCCCGGCAGCATCGCCGCCGCCGTGGGGCCGACGGCAGCGGCTCTGCTTTGGGAAATCTCAGGCGCTTACGGCCCGGTGCTGTGGGTGATTTTCGGCCTCAGCCTGCTGGTTGCCGGTGCCTTCTGGTTCGCGGTCAGCCGCCGCGAGCAGTAG
- the yddG gene encoding aromatic amino acid exporter YddG, protein MSTDTAARLRATRTGATLIGACAILLWSSLALLTTFTGAVPPLQLTGMTFSIAALLAFGTWIARRENPLGYLRLPPAIWALGIFGLFGYHALYFVALKFAPPLEASLINYLWPLLIVAFSALLPGERLRWFHAIGVLLGLCGTVVLFLGKEIAFDPAHLPGFLAAFACAFTWSIYSVLCRRVPDVPTGSIGGFCAVAALLAWGGHGLWETTFWPADVTEWLAVLALGLGPAGGAFFLWDIGMKRGDIRALGAMAYATPLLSTLLLILFGKGAFTWQVATACLLIAGGAVLGAGDLRKKAA, encoded by the coding sequence ATGTCTACCGATACCGCGGCGCGCCTGCGCGCCACGCGAACCGGCGCCACGCTTATAGGTGCCTGCGCCATCCTGCTCTGGTCCTCGCTGGCGCTGCTCACCACCTTCACAGGCGCGGTGCCGCCGCTGCAGCTGACCGGCATGACCTTCAGCATCGCCGCCCTGCTGGCATTCGGCACCTGGATCGCCCGGCGCGAAAACCCGCTCGGCTATCTGCGCCTGCCGCCTGCCATCTGGGCACTGGGTATCTTCGGCCTGTTCGGCTATCACGCACTCTACTTCGTGGCACTGAAATTCGCGCCGCCGCTGGAAGCCAGCCTGATCAACTACCTCTGGCCGCTGCTGATCGTTGCCTTTTCCGCCTTGCTGCCGGGCGAGCGCCTGCGCTGGTTTCATGCCATCGGCGTGCTGCTCGGCCTCTGTGGCACCGTGGTGCTGTTTCTCGGCAAGGAGATTGCCTTCGATCCGGCGCATCTGCCGGGCTTCCTCGCCGCCTTCGCCTGCGCCTTCACCTGGTCGATCTATTCCGTGCTCTGCCGCCGCGTACCCGATGTGCCGACCGGCTCGATCGGCGGCTTCTGCGCGGTTGCCGCCCTGCTCGCCTGGGGCGGGCATGGCTTATGGGAAACCACGTTCTGGCCAGCCGATGTCACTGAATGGCTGGCGGTGCTGGCGCTCGGCCTCGGCCCTGCCGGCGGCGCCTTCTTCCTCTGGGATATCGGCATGAAGCGCGGCGATATCCGCGCGCTCGGCGCCATGGCCTATGCCACGCCGCTGCTCTCGACCTTGCTGCTGATCCTTTTCGGCAAGGGCGCCTTCACCTGGCAGGTAGCCACCGCCTGCCTGCTGATTGCCGGCGGTGCCGTGCTCGGCGCCGGGGATTTAAGGAAGAAAGCGGCCTAA
- a CDS encoding cupin domain-containing protein — protein MSEADDIIAALGLQPHPEGGHFAETFRDAASKDGRSHGTAIYFLLKRGERSHWHRVDAAEIWHVYAGAPLKLGIAAPGEKAKWLLLGGDVLAGQRPQAVVPAGHWQAAESSGDYTLVGCTVAPGFDFKGFELAPPGWEP, from the coding sequence GTGAGCGAAGCCGACGACATCATTGCCGCCCTGGGTTTGCAGCCGCATCCCGAAGGCGGGCATTTCGCCGAAACCTTCCGCGATGCCGCCAGTAAGGATGGCCGCAGCCATGGCACGGCGATCTATTTTCTCTTGAAACGCGGCGAGCGCTCGCATTGGCATCGCGTTGATGCCGCCGAAATCTGGCATGTCTATGCCGGTGCGCCGCTGAAACTCGGCATCGCCGCGCCAGGCGAGAAGGCGAAATGGCTGTTGCTTGGCGGCGATGTGCTGGCCGGCCAGCGGCCGCAGGCGGTGGTGCCTGCAGGCCATTGGCAGGCGGCGGAATCCAGCGGCGACTATACCCTGGTCGGCTGCACCGTGGCGCCGGGCTTCGACTTCAAGGGTTTTGAACTGGCACCGCCCGGCTGGGAGCCTTAG